The [Actinobacillus] rossii genome contains a region encoding:
- the ppc gene encoding phosphoenolpyruvate carboxylase encodes MTQEQEYSTMRSNINMLGHFLGETISEAQGSDILELIEKIRVLSRDSRSGNDNARNELLSLLSNISTENIIPVARAFNQFLNLTNVAEQYQTISRHHHDKTAEHRSIKSLFKRLKEQNVPRDEIIKTINNLLIELVLTAHPTEVTRRSLVHKQVEINKCLSKLEHSDLTENERHNVERRLLQLIAQAWHTNEIRTQRPTPFEEAKWGFAMIENSLWEAVPAFLRQLNDNAVEQLGYELPIDLSPVRFSSWMGGDRDGNPFVTAKVTTQVLQLARWKAADLFLGDIQALVDELSISACSDEFRNKYGDRAEPYRQVMKGLRTKLKNTLDYYNDLLADRLPKYTVAEIITQDNDLWEPLYDSYQSLIACGMRIIANGLLLDTLRRIRCFGVAFSRLDIRQESTHHTNAIAEITRYIGLGDYSNWTEDDKQAFLIRELSSRRPLVPRDWTPSPETQEVLDTCRVIAQQPEGTFSCYIISMARTASDVLGVHLLLKEAGVLYHLPVVPLFETLDDLDASEEVMTQLFNVGWYRGVINNKQMVMIGYSDSAKDAGMMAASWAQYRGQENLVKLCEKLGIELTLFHGRGGTVGRGGAPAHAALLSQPPRSLKNGLRVTEQGEMIRFKLGLPAVAMKTLDLYASAILEANLLPPPEPKASWRAIMDKLASSSCKIYRDIVRGDKDFVPYFRSATPEQELSKLPLGSRPAKRNPNGGVESLRAIPWIFAWMQNRLMLPAWLGAGASLRQAMTEGENKMVIEEMCHAWPFFNTRIGMLEMVFSKTDAWLSEHYDQRLVKEELWYLGQSLRQQLADDIKTVLELSGKGQQLMSDLPWVAQSIALRNVYTDPLNLLQVELLSRLRQNPEHSNHDVEQALMITIAGIAAGMRNTG; translated from the coding sequence ATGACACAAGAACAAGAATACTCAACAATGCGTAGCAATATAAATATGCTTGGGCATTTCTTAGGCGAAACCATTAGTGAAGCACAAGGTAGCGATATTCTTGAATTAATTGAAAAAATTCGAGTACTTTCACGTGATTCTCGTAGTGGCAATGACAACGCGCGTAATGAGCTTTTATCGCTTCTTTCTAATATTTCTACAGAAAATATTATCCCTGTTGCACGTGCATTCAACCAGTTTTTGAACTTAACCAATGTTGCAGAGCAATACCAAACAATTTCACGGCATCATCACGACAAAACGGCGGAACATCGTTCTATTAAGTCATTATTTAAACGCTTAAAAGAACAAAATGTTCCCCGCGATGAAATTATTAAAACTATCAATAACCTGCTTATAGAATTAGTACTCACTGCACATCCGACTGAAGTCACTCGCCGTTCGCTTGTGCATAAACAAGTGGAAATTAATAAATGCTTAAGCAAATTAGAACACAGTGATTTGACTGAGAATGAACGTCATAATGTTGAACGCCGTTTATTGCAGCTTATTGCTCAAGCATGGCATACCAATGAAATTCGTACCCAACGCCCAACACCATTTGAAGAGGCAAAATGGGGCTTTGCGATGATTGAAAATAGCCTTTGGGAGGCGGTACCTGCTTTCTTACGTCAATTAAATGACAATGCGGTTGAACAATTAGGCTATGAACTTCCGATTGATTTATCACCAGTACGTTTTTCGTCTTGGATGGGTGGGGATCGTGACGGTAATCCATTTGTTACCGCCAAAGTCACAACCCAAGTATTACAACTTGCTCGTTGGAAAGCGGCAGATTTATTTTTAGGTGATATTCAAGCTTTAGTAGATGAGCTTTCTATTTCAGCTTGTTCTGATGAATTCCGTAATAAATATGGAGATCGTGCTGAACCTTATCGCCAAGTAATGAAAGGTTTACGTACTAAACTTAAAAATACGCTGGATTATTACAATGATCTGCTGGCTGATCGTTTGCCGAAATATACTGTAGCAGAAATCATTACTCAAGATAACGACTTGTGGGAACCTCTTTACGATAGCTATCAATCATTAATTGCTTGTGGAATGCGTATTATCGCGAACGGTTTATTATTAGATACTCTACGTCGCATTCGTTGTTTTGGTGTTGCCTTCTCTCGTTTAGATATTCGTCAAGAAAGTACGCACCACACGAATGCTATTGCTGAAATCACTCGTTATATCGGTTTAGGCGATTATTCAAATTGGACAGAAGATGACAAACAGGCATTCTTAATTAGAGAATTAAGTTCACGTCGTCCACTTGTGCCACGTGACTGGACGCCATCACCAGAAACGCAAGAAGTACTAGATACCTGCCGAGTCATTGCACAGCAACCTGAAGGTACATTCTCTTGCTATATTATTTCGATGGCACGTACTGCCTCAGACGTATTAGGTGTTCATTTATTATTAAAAGAAGCCGGTGTTCTTTATCATTTGCCTGTTGTGCCATTATTCGAAACCCTTGATGACTTAGATGCGTCGGAAGAAGTAATGACCCAATTATTCAATGTGGGTTGGTATCGTGGCGTAATTAATAATAAACAAATGGTGATGATTGGCTATTCAGATAGTGCGAAAGATGCGGGTATGATGGCGGCATCTTGGGCACAATATCGTGGACAAGAAAATCTCGTTAAACTGTGTGAAAAATTAGGAATTGAATTAACCTTATTTCATGGTCGTGGTGGTACTGTAGGTCGTGGTGGTGCACCAGCTCACGCAGCATTATTATCACAGCCACCACGCTCATTGAAAAACGGCTTGCGCGTAACTGAACAAGGCGAAATGATCCGTTTCAAATTAGGTTTACCTGCAGTTGCCATGAAAACCTTAGATCTCTACGCAAGCGCAATTTTAGAGGCCAACTTACTACCACCGCCAGAACCGAAAGCAAGTTGGCGTGCAATTATGGATAAACTTGCCTCTTCTTCATGCAAAATTTACCGTGATATCGTGCGTGGCGATAAAGATTTTGTTCCTTATTTCCGCAGTGCAACACCTGAGCAAGAGTTATCCAAACTTCCACTTGGCTCTCGTCCAGCAAAACGTAATCCAAATGGTGGTGTAGAAAGCTTACGTGCTATTCCATGGATTTTCGCTTGGATGCAAAACCGTTTAATGCTTCCTGCTTGGCTAGGGGCAGGCGCGTCATTACGTCAAGCAATGACTGAAGGCGAAAACAAAATGGTTATTGAAGAAATGTGTCATGCATGGCCATTCTTTAATACTCGTATTGGTATGTTAGAAATGGTATTTAGTAAGACTGACGCATGGCTATCTGAGCATTATGATCAACGCTTAGTGAAAGAAGAACTTTGGTATCTTGGTCAATCATTACGTCAACAATTGGCTGATGATATTAAAACAGTACTTGAGCTGTCAGGTAAAGGTCAGCAATTAATGTCTGATTTACCATGGGTTGCACAATCTATTGCATTACGTAATGTCTATACAGACCCACTTAACTTATTACAAGTAGAATTACTCAGCCGTTTACGCCAAAACCCTGAACATTCAAATCATGATGTGGAACAAGCATTAATGATTACTATTGCAGGTATTGCAGCTGGTATGCGTAATACAGGCTAG
- a CDS encoding Protein of uncharacterised function (DUF1294), translating into MFFGILASYLAAVNIAAYFLMRTDKKRAINKEWRIEEYVLLTVCFMGGFIGTHVAMERYRHKTQHWQFRIAVIVSAVIFLVILPMIFFMRMSE; encoded by the coding sequence ATGTTTTTCGGTATTCTTGCAAGTTATTTAGCGGCGGTGAATATCGCCGCTTATTTTTTGATGCGAACGGATAAAAAACGTGCAATAAACAAAGAATGGCGTATTGAAGAATACGTGTTATTGACAGTATGTTTTATGGGCGGTTTTATTGGAACGCATGTCGCGATGGAGCGGTATCGTCATAAAACACAACATTGGCAATTCAGAATAGCCGTTATCGTAAGTGCGGTCATTTTTCTAGTCATTTTGCCAATGATATTTTTTATGCGAATGAGTGAATAA
- the glyA gene encoding serine hydroxymethyltransferase encodes MFKKSMNIADYDPVLWQAIQDENRRQEEHIELIASENYASPRVMEAQGSQFTNKYAEGYPGKRYYSGCEYADIVEQLAIDRAKELFNCDYANVQPHSGSQANAAVYGALINAGDTILGMDLAHGGHLTHGAKVSFSGKIYNSVLYGITADGVIDYDDVLAKAKECQPKMIVAGFSAYSQVVDWAKMREIADAVGAYLFVDMAHVAGLIAAGVYPSPLPHAHVVTTTTHKTLGGPRGGLILSACGDEEIYKKLQSSVFPANQGGPLVHIIAAKAVCFKEALEPAFKEYQANVLKNAKAMVEVFKSRGYDVVSNGTENHLFLVSFIKQGKTGKAADAALGRANITVNKNSVPNDPQKPFVTSGIRVGTPSVTRRGFTVADVTALAGWMCDVLDAMGTEKEEEVILSTKAKVLEICARLPVYSN; translated from the coding sequence ATGTTTAAAAAATCAATGAATATTGCAGATTACGATCCGGTTCTATGGCAAGCCATCCAAGATGAAAATCGTCGTCAAGAAGAACATATTGAGTTGATAGCATCTGAGAATTATGCTAGCCCACGTGTTATGGAAGCTCAAGGTTCTCAGTTTACCAATAAATACGCGGAAGGTTATCCGGGCAAACGGTATTACAGTGGTTGTGAGTATGCAGATATCGTTGAGCAATTGGCGATTGATCGTGCAAAAGAATTATTTAACTGTGATTACGCTAACGTACAACCACATTCAGGTTCACAAGCAAACGCTGCGGTTTATGGTGCTTTAATTAACGCGGGCGATACAATTTTAGGTATGGACTTAGCCCATGGTGGTCACTTAACTCATGGTGCGAAAGTGAGTTTCTCAGGTAAAATTTATAACTCAGTGCTTTATGGTATTACCGCAGACGGTGTGATTGACTATGATGATGTTTTAGCGAAAGCAAAAGAATGCCAACCGAAAATGATTGTGGCCGGTTTTTCTGCTTATTCTCAAGTGGTTGACTGGGCGAAAATGCGTGAAATTGCGGATGCAGTAGGCGCGTATTTATTCGTTGATATGGCACATGTGGCAGGTTTAATTGCAGCTGGTGTTTATCCAAGCCCATTACCACATGCGCACGTAGTAACAACGACAACCCACAAAACTTTAGGTGGTCCACGTGGTGGTTTAATTCTATCTGCTTGTGGTGATGAAGAAATCTATAAAAAACTACAATCATCTGTCTTCCCTGCAAACCAAGGTGGACCATTAGTTCATATCATTGCTGCGAAAGCAGTTTGTTTCAAAGAAGCATTAGAGCCGGCATTTAAAGAGTATCAAGCAAACGTATTGAAAAATGCTAAAGCGATGGTAGAAGTATTCAAATCGCGTGGTTATGATGTGGTTTCAAATGGCACAGAAAACCATTTGTTCTTAGTTAGCTTTATCAAACAAGGTAAAACAGGGAAAGCAGCAGATGCCGCATTAGGTCGTGCGAATATTACTGTTAACAAAAACTCAGTACCAAATGACCCACAAAAACCATTTGTGACTTCAGGTATTCGTGTCGGTACACCTTCGGTGACACGCCGTGGCTTTACCGTTGCTGATGTGACGGCACTTGCTGGTTGGATGTGTGATGTATTAGATGCAATGGGGACAGAGAAAGAAGAAGAAGTCATTCTTTCTACTAAAGCGAAAGTATTAGAAATCTGTGCGCGTTTACCTGTGTATAGCAACTAA
- a CDS encoding Predicted transcriptional regulator gives MAVYDKIRLMRELHQFSQEDMAEKMNMSPSGYAKIERGDTKLQYDKLVQIAQIFNMKVTDLVDTEKGVIFCMNDNSDYIYTNYSGNAEGLALEIEKLKLQLAHKNELLIQKEIQNLNKIISLLERKS, from the coding sequence ATGGCGGTATACGATAAAATTCGTTTGATGCGAGAATTACACCAATTTTCACAAGAAGACATGGCAGAAAAAATGAATATGTCGCCAAGTGGGTATGCCAAAATTGAGCGAGGTGATACGAAATTACAATACGATAAATTAGTACAAATTGCTCAAATCTTTAATATGAAAGTGACTGATTTGGTAGATACTGAAAAAGGTGTTATTTTTTGTATGAATGACAACAGTGATTATATTTATACAAATTATAGTGGTAATGCTGAAGGTTTGGCTCTTGAAATTGAAAAATTGAAGCTACAGTTAGCTCATAAAAATGAGTTACTTATTCAAAAAGAAATTCAGAACTTGAATAAAATTATTTCGTTGTTAGAAAGAAAATCCTAG
- the purD gene encoding phosphoribosylamine--glycine ligase yields MNILIIGNGGREHALAWKAAQSPLASKVFVAPGNAGTALESAVENVNISATDVPALVKFAQENNIGLTIVGPEAPLVVGVVDAFEAAGLTIFGPRKSAAQLEGSKAFTKDFLARHNIPTAEYQNFTDVDQALAYVREKGAPIVVKADGLAAGKGVIVAMTLQEAEDAIKDMLSGNAFGEAGSRVVIEEFLDGEEASFIVMVDGVNVEPMATSQDHKRVGEGDKGLNTGGMGAYSPAPVVTQEIHNRVMEQIIYPTVRGMAAENNVYKGFLYAGLMIDKNDQPKVIEFNCRFGDPETQPIMMRMKSDLVELCLQACAGKLNEVKSEWHEQAALGIVLAAEGYPNDYRKGDEIHGLPNQARQDEKVFLAGVAEQAGKLVTSGGRVLCATALGNSVFEAQQKALKLAEQIQWQGRFYRRDIGYRAVAREQNA; encoded by the coding sequence ATGAATATCTTAATTATCGGAAATGGCGGTCGTGAACACGCTCTAGCGTGGAAAGCAGCACAGTCACCTTTAGCAAGCAAAGTTTTTGTTGCCCCTGGTAATGCGGGTACAGCGTTAGAAAGTGCGGTGGAAAATGTGAATATTTCTGCCACAGACGTGCCTGCGTTGGTGAAATTTGCCCAAGAAAATAATATTGGTTTAACTATTGTTGGCCCTGAAGCACCGTTAGTAGTCGGTGTGGTGGATGCCTTTGAAGCAGCTGGGTTAACTATTTTCGGGCCGCGTAAATCAGCGGCGCAGTTGGAAGGTTCTAAAGCCTTTACCAAAGATTTCTTGGCGCGTCACAATATTCCGACTGCAGAATATCAAAACTTTACTGATGTAGATCAGGCGTTGGCTTATGTGCGTGAAAAAGGTGCGCCGATTGTGGTGAAAGCTGACGGCTTAGCGGCTGGTAAAGGTGTGATTGTAGCGATGACATTGCAAGAGGCAGAAGATGCGATCAAAGATATGCTGTCTGGTAATGCCTTTGGTGAAGCGGGTAGCCGCGTGGTGATTGAAGAATTTTTAGATGGCGAAGAAGCCAGCTTTATCGTGATGGTAGATGGTGTGAATGTGGAGCCAATGGCAACATCACAAGATCACAAACGCGTAGGCGAAGGTGATAAAGGCTTGAATACAGGCGGTATGGGTGCCTATTCGCCTGCGCCAGTAGTGACACAAGAAATTCACAATCGCGTGATGGAGCAAATTATTTACCCGACTGTGCGCGGTATGGCGGCGGAAAATAATGTGTACAAAGGTTTCTTATACGCAGGTTTGATGATTGATAAAAACGATCAGCCGAAAGTCATCGAATTTAACTGTCGTTTTGGTGATCCTGAAACGCAACCGATTATGATGCGGATGAAATCTGATTTAGTGGAGCTTTGTTTGCAAGCCTGCGCTGGAAAATTGAATGAAGTGAAATCAGAATGGCACGAACAAGCTGCGTTGGGTATTGTGCTTGCAGCGGAGGGGTATCCGAATGATTATCGTAAAGGTGATGAAATTCACGGATTGCCAAACCAAGCGCGTCAGGATGAAAAAGTGTTTCTCGCCGGTGTTGCCGAGCAAGCGGGCAAACTAGTGACTAGCGGCGGGCGTGTACTTTGTGCCACAGCATTGGGGAATTCGGTTTTTGAAGCGCAGCAAAAAGCGTTAAAATTGGCGGAACAAATTCAATGGCAAGGACGTTTTTATCGTCGTGATATTGGTTATCGTGCAGTGGCGAGAGAGCAAAATGCGTGA
- the purH gene encoding bifunctional phosphoribosylaminoimidazolecarboxamide formyltransferase/IMP cyclohydrolase, producing MQTRPIRQALLSVSDKAGIVEFAQGLHQRGVKLLSTGGTAKLLADSGLPVTEVSDYTGFPEMMDGRVKTLHPKVHGGILGRRGTDDAIMQQHGIEGIDMVVVNLYPFAATVAKPNCSLEDAVENIDIGGPTMVRSAAKNHKDVAIVVNNKDFNTILAEMDQNQNSLTLETRFDLAIKAFEHTAQYDSMIANYFGQMVKPYFTAEEEDKDAKCGQFPRTLNLNFIRKQTMRYGENSHQNAAFYVEQDVKEASVSTAKQLQGKALSYNNIADTDAALECVKSFDEPACVIVKHANPCGVALGKDALEAYNRAYQTDPTSAFGGIIAFNRELDEATAKAIVERQFVEVIIVPTVSAAAVEVVKAKKNVRLLECGEFSKPQPRLDIKRVNGGLLVQDADLGMVSIDDLDVVSKRKPTQQELEDLLFCWKVAKFVKSNAIVYAKNNQTIGIGAGQMSRVYSAKIAGIKAQDEGLEVKGCVMASDAFFPFRDGIDAAAAVGIECVIHPGGSMRDQEVIDAADEHNMVMVLTKMRHFRH from the coding sequence ATGCAAACTCGTCCCATTCGTCAAGCGTTATTAAGCGTGTCTGACAAAGCTGGTATTGTGGAATTCGCACAAGGCTTACACCAACGTGGTGTGAAATTATTATCAACCGGTGGTACAGCAAAACTGTTAGCTGACAGCGGTTTGCCGGTGACGGAAGTTTCTGATTACACTGGCTTTCCTGAGATGATGGACGGCCGTGTAAAAACCCTTCATCCTAAAGTGCACGGTGGGATTTTAGGTCGTCGCGGTACGGATGATGCCATTATGCAACAACATGGTATCGAAGGGATCGATATGGTGGTGGTAAACCTTTATCCTTTTGCAGCGACGGTGGCAAAACCGAATTGCAGCCTTGAAGATGCGGTAGAAAATATTGATATCGGTGGCCCGACTATGGTGCGTTCTGCGGCGAAAAACCATAAAGATGTGGCGATTGTAGTGAATAATAAAGATTTTAATACGATTCTTGCGGAAATGGATCAAAACCAAAATAGCTTAACCTTAGAAACCCGTTTTGATTTAGCCATTAAAGCCTTTGAACATACGGCGCAATACGATTCAATGATTGCCAACTATTTTGGTCAAATGGTGAAACCTTATTTTACGGCGGAGGAAGAAGATAAAGATGCGAAGTGCGGTCAATTCCCTCGTACTTTAAACTTGAACTTTATTCGTAAACAAACTATGCGTTATGGCGAAAACAGCCACCAGAACGCGGCATTTTATGTAGAACAAGATGTAAAAGAAGCCAGCGTTTCAACCGCGAAACAATTACAAGGTAAAGCTCTTTCTTACAACAATATTGCGGATACTGATGCGGCATTAGAATGTGTGAAATCTTTTGATGAACCAGCTTGTGTGATTGTTAAACACGCGAATCCTTGTGGTGTGGCGTTAGGAAAAGATGCTTTAGAGGCTTATAACCGTGCTTATCAAACTGACCCAACTTCAGCATTTGGTGGCATTATTGCCTTTAACCGTGAATTAGATGAAGCCACAGCAAAAGCCATTGTTGAACGTCAATTTGTGGAAGTGATTATTGTACCAACGGTTTCAGCGGCAGCGGTTGAAGTAGTAAAAGCGAAGAAAAATGTGCGTTTATTAGAATGCGGTGAATTCAGCAAACCGCAACCGCGTTTAGATATAAAACGTGTGAACGGCGGTTTATTGGTGCAAGATGCGGATTTAGGCATGGTGAGCATTGATGATTTAGATGTGGTCAGCAAACGTAAGCCAACTCAACAAGAATTAGAAGATTTATTATTCTGCTGGAAAGTGGCGAAATTTGTGAAATCTAATGCCATTGTTTATGCGAAAAACAATCAAACCATTGGTATTGGCGCAGGTCAAATGAGCCGTGTTTATTCTGCGAAGATCGCAGGTATCAAAGCACAAGATGAAGGCTTAGAAGTGAAAGGTTGTGTTATGGCTTCTGACGCATTCTTCCCATTCCGTGACGGCATTGATGCCGCTGCCGCGGTAGGCATTGAATGTGTTATCCACCCGGGTGGCTCAATGCGTGATCAAGAAGTGATTGATGCGGCGGATGAGCATAATATGGTGATGGTATTGACGAAAATGCGTCACTTCCGTCATTAA
- the yfeX gene encoding Dyp-type peroxidase family protein: MTAQTGILLEGCKAGIYLEANVTVVNALPAASRAFIEQLKVLQTTFPDAHLGATVAFSDRVWKQLSPASSAPELKSFVTLGKGNLIAPATQYDLLVHIQSNRPDVNFTLAQAAVKSFQSAVEIQQEIHGFRWVEERDLTGFIDGTENPKAQARAEVGLIANGEDADGSYVFTQRWEHDLPKWEKLSVEKQENVIGRTKTDSVELEEVPETSHVGRTDVKENGKGLKILRQSLPYGTAIGTHGLFFIAYCATLHNIEQQLLSMFGELDGKTDRLLGFTKPVTGAYYFAPSLEKLLSL, encoded by the coding sequence ATGACAGCACAAACAGGTATCTTATTGGAAGGCTGCAAAGCAGGAATTTATTTAGAAGCCAATGTAACAGTGGTGAACGCATTACCTGCCGCAAGTCGTGCTTTTATTGAGCAATTAAAGGTACTTCAGACTACATTTCCTGATGCGCATCTAGGTGCAACAGTGGCATTTAGTGACAGGGTATGGAAACAACTTTCGCCAGCAAGTAGTGCGCCTGAGTTAAAATCTTTTGTGACATTAGGTAAAGGGAATTTAATTGCGCCTGCTACCCAATATGATTTGCTCGTGCATATTCAGTCCAATCGCCCTGATGTGAACTTTACTTTGGCTCAAGCAGCGGTGAAGTCTTTCCAAAGTGCGGTGGAAATTCAACAAGAAATTCATGGTTTCCGTTGGGTGGAAGAACGCGATTTGACAGGATTTATTGATGGCACAGAAAACCCGAAAGCTCAAGCGCGTGCGGAAGTAGGCTTAATTGCTAACGGTGAAGACGCAGACGGTAGCTATGTCTTTACCCAACGTTGGGAACACGATTTACCAAAATGGGAAAAATTGAGTGTTGAAAAACAAGAAAATGTGATTGGGCGCACCAAAACCGACAGCGTAGAACTTGAAGAAGTACCGGAAACTTCGCACGTTGGACGCACTGATGTGAAAGAAAACGGGAAAGGCTTAAAAATCTTACGCCAAAGCTTACCTTATGGCACAGCAATCGGCACGCATGGCTTATTCTTCATCGCTTATTGCGCCACCTTGCATAACATTGAACAGCAATTATTAAGTATGTTTGGTGAATTAGATGGCAAAACCGACCGCCTTTTAGGTTTTACTAAGCCAGTGACAGGAGCCTATTATTTTGCACCATCCTTGGAAAAATTGTTAAGTTTATAA
- the dipZ_2 gene encoding thiol:disulfide interchange protein, which yields MLAMKKFFLFLSFFLTTLSAQAGLFDNTKSEFLKADEAFLFSIEQQGNQLHLNWHIADGYYLYKKEISVVAEKGKMGELQFPPGEMHQDEFFGNVEIFRDELNVNATLENAIADDKITVTYQGCTTGFCYPPEEKIVDLSAVKKIQENSTALNSQQDQLAQSLKQSKYSVFWFFLLGLGLAFTPCVLPMLPLLSAVVLGQGERPSMVRALGLSFVYVQGMAFTYTLLGLLVVSLGLPFQIALQSPEVLMSLSVLFIILAASMFGAFELELPNALQNKLNQWSQSQKSGAWGGVFMMGMIAGLVASPCTTAPLSGALLYVAQSGDFFTGAMTLYLLALGMGLPLMLVTLFGNKILPKSGAWMIIVKELFGFILLILPVVLLERVFPTYSAQLWVLWLLAFCCWVASKKYWVGLAVTFTLFFALQHYANSLQLFEKSAVENREVSANHTLFIRISTYGELQQALADNPKSIAMLDLYADWCVACKEFEKYTFSTPTVQKVFEKVLLLQVDMTKNSPENKILMEKLNVMGLPTIIFFNQRGEEIQGARITGFMESQPFTDWVNRLTN from the coding sequence ATGTTAGCTATGAAAAAATTTTTTTTATTTTTATCTTTCTTTTTGACCACACTTTCCGCACAGGCTGGGCTGTTTGATAATACAAAATCCGAATTTTTAAAAGCGGATGAAGCTTTTCTGTTTTCAATTGAACAACAAGGCAATCAATTACACTTAAATTGGCATATTGCTGATGGATATTATCTTTATAAAAAAGAAATTAGTGTTGTGGCAGAAAAAGGGAAAATGGGAGAATTACAGTTTCCACCGGGGGAAATGCATCAAGATGAATTTTTTGGAAATGTAGAAATTTTTCGTGATGAACTTAATGTTAATGCAACCTTAGAAAACGCCATTGCAGATGACAAAATTACTGTCACTTATCAAGGTTGTACCACTGGTTTTTGTTATCCACCTGAAGAAAAAATCGTGGATTTAAGTGCGGTCAAAAAAATACAAGAAAATTCCACTGCACTGAATAGTCAGCAAGATCAATTGGCACAAAGTTTGAAACAATCAAAATATTCCGTGTTTTGGTTCTTTTTGTTGGGGCTAGGATTAGCTTTTACGCCTTGTGTATTGCCGATGTTGCCATTGCTTTCTGCCGTTGTGTTAGGACAAGGTGAACGTCCGAGTATGGTGCGTGCTTTGGGGTTAAGTTTTGTGTATGTGCAAGGTATGGCGTTCACTTATACTTTGTTAGGCTTGTTGGTGGTTTCCCTTGGCTTACCATTCCAAATTGCGCTACAAAGTCCAGAAGTTTTAATGAGCTTGTCAGTTTTATTTATTATCTTAGCAGCATCGATGTTTGGGGCTTTTGAGTTGGAGTTACCTAATGCGTTACAGAATAAATTGAATCAATGGAGCCAGAGTCAGAAATCGGGAGCATGGGGCGGTGTCTTTATGATGGGGATGATCGCAGGACTGGTGGCATCACCTTGTACAACAGCACCACTTTCAGGGGCGTTGCTTTATGTGGCGCAATCGGGGGATTTTTTTACAGGAGCAATGACCTTATATTTACTGGCATTAGGTATGGGCTTACCATTAATGTTAGTTACGCTTTTTGGGAATAAAATTCTTCCTAAATCAGGGGCGTGGATGATTATTGTCAAAGAGTTATTTGGCTTTATTTTATTGATTTTACCCGTCGTTTTACTTGAACGCGTATTCCCAACTTATTCTGCTCAACTTTGGGTACTTTGGCTTTTAGCCTTTTGTTGTTGGGTGGCATCGAAAAAATATTGGGTTGGTTTAGCTGTGACCTTTACGCTCTTTTTTGCCCTTCAACATTATGCGAATTCATTACAATTATTTGAAAAAAGTGCGGTGGAAAATAGGGAAGTTTCAGCGAACCATACGCTATTTATTCGTATTTCAACCTATGGTGAATTACAACAAGCTTTAGCGGATAACCCAAAATCTATTGCAATGTTGGATTTATATGCAGACTGGTGTGTGGCGTGTAAAGAATTTGAAAAATATACATTTAGTACACCAACAGTGCAAAAGGTTTTTGAAAAAGTATTATTATTACAAGTAGATATGACAAAAAATAGCCCAGAAAATAAAATCCTAATGGAAAAATTAAACGTTATGGGGCTACCAACAATTATCTTTTTTAATCAGCGTGGCGAAGAAATTCAAGGCGCACGTATTACTGGATTTATGGAATCTCAACCTTTTACGGATTGGGTAAACAGATTAACAAACTAG
- a CDS encoding TetR family transcriptional regulator has translation MFIDEIKGLLYSNFETRFSIPTREFVQKMIPIFWQYKDMIRLIGRIETPRINLYSELQRITKQVYIQQAILKTGKRSEELDLQGHIFAVTTLGLMRYFIENNEISTPNKIIGDLEEVFNLLIIPE, from the coding sequence ATGTTTATTGATGAAATTAAAGGTTTGTTATATAGCAATTTTGAAACGCGTTTTTCTATTCCTACTCGTGAATTTGTACAAAAAATGATCCCCATTTTTTGGCAGTATAAAGATATGATTCGTTTAATTGGGCGTATTGAAACTCCACGTATTAATCTGTATAGCGAATTACAACGGATTACAAAGCAGGTTTACATTCAACAAGCGATACTTAAAACAGGGAAACGCTCGGAAGAGTTGGATTTGCAAGGACATATTTTTGCTGTGACCACATTGGGTTTAATGCGTTATTTTATTGAAAATAATGAAATTTCCACCCCAAATAAAATTATTGGGGATTTGGAAGAAGTGTTTAATTTGTTGATTATTCCCGAATAA
- a CDS encoding TetR family transcriptional regulator → MAVIKQDVRIMRTLNLIRGAFLALLEEKGFENMTVQDILDRT, encoded by the coding sequence ATGGCGGTAATAAAACAAGATGTTCGTATCATGCGTACGCTAAACTTAATTCGTGGCGCATTTTTAGCTTTGTTAGAAGAAAAAGGTTTTGAAAATATGACTGTACAAGATATTTTAGATCGTACATAA